In Syngnathoides biaculeatus isolate LvHL_M chromosome 5, ASM1980259v1, whole genome shotgun sequence, the following are encoded in one genomic region:
- the tmem116 gene encoding transmembrane protein 116 isoform X4 translates to MEAAFAHLNASETHDWVKVGSALPWMHVVTALFSALASASAVTRATSQRAGGSTSEVPALSLLAASDLLLALCGLLGAAMLVGHAGAVAWYRLHAARQVVCVASFFLTLNYAWNVYARLRHNFLCFPHQLPAQVTSDASGVHTREETTCDFLLQISKRAVPSGTTTALLSCVAPPLLTAPAFIGGSVGGCIADCGAAYGCLLTPVGTLPVAACRPLRVYVGAVFLAAFVFTLVGVLVLMGKCRQISRRLLTAHGYLGDEQRAPDLRMLAHVLVFAVCWAPSASQKRHQHL, encoded by the exons ATGGAGGCCGCGTTTGCACATCTGAACGCCAGTGAAACACACGACTGGGTCAAG gttgGGAGCGCGCTGCCGTGGATGCACGTCGTCACCGCGCTGTTCAG CGCTCTGGCCTCCGCTTCCGCCGTCACCCGTGCGACGTCGCAGCGCGCGGGCGGCTCCACGTCCGAG GTGCCGGCGCTCTCCCTGCTGGCCGCGTCCGACCTGCTGCTGGCCCTCTGCGGCCTGCTGGGGGCGGCGATGCTCGTGGGCCACGCCGGTGCCGTCGCCTGGTACCGGCTGCACGCTGCGCGGCAG gtggTGTGCGTCgcgtccttcttcttgacgCTCAACTACGCGTGGAACGTCTACGCTCGGCTTCGGCACAACTTCCTGTGCTTCCCTCACCAGCTTCCTGCGCAGGTAACAAGTGACGCCAGTGGCGTACACACACGGGAAGAAACTACGTGCGATTTTCTTCTGCAGATTTCCAAACGCGCCGTCCCGAGCGGCACGACGACGGCGTTGCTCTCTTG CGTGGCTCCGCCTCTCCTGACGGCGCCCGCCTTCATCGGAGGAAGCGTCGGCGGCTGCATCGCCGACTGCGGCGCCGCCtacgg ATGTCTGCTGACGCCCGTCGGGACGCTTCCCGTCGCCGCCTGCCGCCCGTTACGCGTCTACGTCGGCGCCGTCTTCCTCGCCGCCTTCGTCTTCACGCTCGTCGGCGTGTTG gtgctGATGGGAAAGTGCCGTCAGATTTCCCGCCGGCTGTTGACGGCGCACGGTTACCTTGGCGACGAGCAGCGGGCGCCGGACCTGCGGATGCTGGCGCACGTCCTCGTCTTTGCCGTCTGCTGGGCGCCAA gtgcatcccaaaaacgtcaCCAGCATCTTTGA
- the tmem116 gene encoding transmembrane protein 116 isoform X2: MEAAFAHLNASETHDWVKVGSALPWMHVVTALFSALASASAVTRATSQRAGGSTSEVPALSLLAASDLLLALCGLLGAAMLVGHAGAVAWYRLHAARQVVCVASFFLTLNYAWNVYARLRHNFLCFPHQLPAQVTSDASGVHTREETTCDFLLQISKRAVPSGTTTALLSCVAPPLLTAPAFIGGSVGGCIADCGAAYGCLLTPVGTLPVAACRPLRVYVGAVFLAAFVFTLVGVLVLMGKCRQISRRLLTAHGYLGDEQRAPDLRMLAHVLVFAVCWAPSRRVGVAGRPPLGRAGVRAQPAGAARRRHADAAAASAEDEREELPNLRTPAGGKKRTKDFSNLFLCLQARHSERDVHSDDFLETARDRRGCVDFLLQKSPTSFKTISSDSL; this comes from the exons ATGGAGGCCGCGTTTGCACATCTGAACGCCAGTGAAACACACGACTGGGTCAAG gttgGGAGCGCGCTGCCGTGGATGCACGTCGTCACCGCGCTGTTCAG CGCTCTGGCCTCCGCTTCCGCCGTCACCCGTGCGACGTCGCAGCGCGCGGGCGGCTCCACGTCCGAG GTGCCGGCGCTCTCCCTGCTGGCCGCGTCCGACCTGCTGCTGGCCCTCTGCGGCCTGCTGGGGGCGGCGATGCTCGTGGGCCACGCCGGTGCCGTCGCCTGGTACCGGCTGCACGCTGCGCGGCAG gtggTGTGCGTCgcgtccttcttcttgacgCTCAACTACGCGTGGAACGTCTACGCTCGGCTTCGGCACAACTTCCTGTGCTTCCCTCACCAGCTTCCTGCGCAGGTAACAAGTGACGCCAGTGGCGTACACACACGGGAAGAAACTACGTGCGATTTTCTTCTGCAGATTTCCAAACGCGCCGTCCCGAGCGGCACGACGACGGCGTTGCTCTCTTG CGTGGCTCCGCCTCTCCTGACGGCGCCCGCCTTCATCGGAGGAAGCGTCGGCGGCTGCATCGCCGACTGCGGCGCCGCCtacgg ATGTCTGCTGACGCCCGTCGGGACGCTTCCCGTCGCCGCCTGCCGCCCGTTACGCGTCTACGTCGGCGCCGTCTTCCTCGCCGCCTTCGTCTTCACGCTCGTCGGCGTGTTG gtgctGATGGGAAAGTGCCGTCAGATTTCCCGCCGGCTGTTGACGGCGCACGGTTACCTTGGCGACGAGCAGCGGGCGCCGGACCTGCGGATGCTGGCGCACGTCCTCGTCTTTGCCGTCTGCTGGGCGCCAA GCCGTCGCGTCGGCGTCGCCGGGCGTCCTCCGCTCGGCCGCGCTGGCGTGCGCGCGCAACCCGCCGGGGCGGCGCGACGCCGACACGCAGACGCCGCTGCTGCGAGCGCAGAAGACGAGCGCGAGGAGCTACCGAACTTGAGGACGCCCGCCGGCGGGAAAAAGAGGACGAAAGACTTCTCAAACTTGTTCCTTTGTTTGCAAGCTCGTCATTCCGAACGAGACGTTCATTCCGACGACTTCCTCGAGACTGCGAGGGACCGacgggggtgtgtagactttctcTTGCAGAAAAGTCCAACCTCATTTAAAACAATCTCATCAGATTCTTTGTAG
- the tmem116 gene encoding transmembrane protein 116 isoform X3 — MEAAFAHLNASETHDWVKVGSALPWMHVVTALFSALASASAVTRATSQRAGGSTSEVPALSLLAASDLLLALCGLLGAAMLVGHAGAVAWYRLHAARQVVCVASFFLTLNYAWNVYARLRHNFLCFPHQLPAQVTSDASGVHTREETTCDFLLQISKRAVPSGTTTALLSCVAPPLLTAPAFIGGSVGGCIADCGAAYGCLLTPVGTLPVAACRPLRVYVGAVFLAAFVFTLVGVLVLMGKCRQISRRLLTAHGYLGDEQRAPDLRMLAHVLVFAVCWAPTASLAAATSSTAGASAVVLSAAQAVASASPGVLRSAALACARNPPGRRDADTQTPLLRAQKTSARSYRT, encoded by the exons ATGGAGGCCGCGTTTGCACATCTGAACGCCAGTGAAACACACGACTGGGTCAAG gttgGGAGCGCGCTGCCGTGGATGCACGTCGTCACCGCGCTGTTCAG CGCTCTGGCCTCCGCTTCCGCCGTCACCCGTGCGACGTCGCAGCGCGCGGGCGGCTCCACGTCCGAG GTGCCGGCGCTCTCCCTGCTGGCCGCGTCCGACCTGCTGCTGGCCCTCTGCGGCCTGCTGGGGGCGGCGATGCTCGTGGGCCACGCCGGTGCCGTCGCCTGGTACCGGCTGCACGCTGCGCGGCAG gtggTGTGCGTCgcgtccttcttcttgacgCTCAACTACGCGTGGAACGTCTACGCTCGGCTTCGGCACAACTTCCTGTGCTTCCCTCACCAGCTTCCTGCGCAGGTAACAAGTGACGCCAGTGGCGTACACACACGGGAAGAAACTACGTGCGATTTTCTTCTGCAGATTTCCAAACGCGCCGTCCCGAGCGGCACGACGACGGCGTTGCTCTCTTG CGTGGCTCCGCCTCTCCTGACGGCGCCCGCCTTCATCGGAGGAAGCGTCGGCGGCTGCATCGCCGACTGCGGCGCCGCCtacgg ATGTCTGCTGACGCCCGTCGGGACGCTTCCCGTCGCCGCCTGCCGCCCGTTACGCGTCTACGTCGGCGCCGTCTTCCTCGCCGCCTTCGTCTTCACGCTCGTCGGCGTGTTG gtgctGATGGGAAAGTGCCGTCAGATTTCCCGCCGGCTGTTGACGGCGCACGGTTACCTTGGCGACGAGCAGCGGGCGCCGGACCTGCGGATGCTGGCGCACGTCCTCGTCTTTGCCGTCTGCTGGGCGCCAA CGGCGTCCCTGGCGGCCGCGACGTCGTCGACGGCCGGCGCCTCCGCGGTCGTCCTGTCCGCGGCGCAG GCCGTCGCGTCGGCGTCGCCGGGCGTCCTCCGCTCGGCCGCGCTGGCGTGCGCGCGCAACCCGCCGGGGCGGCGCGACGCCGACACGCAGACGCCGCTGCTGCGAGCGCAGAAGACGAGCGCGAGGAGCTACCGAACTTGA
- the tmem116 gene encoding transmembrane protein 116 isoform X1 translates to MEAAFAHLNASETHDWVKVGSALPWMHVVTALFSALASASAVTRATSQRAGGSTSEVPALSLLAASDLLLALCGLLGAAMLVGHAGAVAWYRLHAARQVVCVASFFLTLNYAWNVYARLRHNFLCFPHQLPAQVTSDASGVHTREETTCDFLLQISKRAVPSGTTTALLSCVAPPLLTAPAFIGGSVGGCIADCGAAYGCLLTPVGTLPVAACRPLRVYVGAVFLAAFVFTLVGVLVLMGKCRQISRRLLTAHGYLGDEQRAPDLRMLAHVLVFAVCWAPTASLAAATSSTAGASAVVLSAAQVGRLGAAFAVRSKVTFYERAHDRPSRRRRRASSARPRWRARATRRGGATPTRRRRCCERRRRARGATELEDARRREKEDERLLKLVPLFASSSFRTRRSFRRLPRDCEGPTGVCRLSLAEKSNLI, encoded by the exons ATGGAGGCCGCGTTTGCACATCTGAACGCCAGTGAAACACACGACTGGGTCAAG gttgGGAGCGCGCTGCCGTGGATGCACGTCGTCACCGCGCTGTTCAG CGCTCTGGCCTCCGCTTCCGCCGTCACCCGTGCGACGTCGCAGCGCGCGGGCGGCTCCACGTCCGAG GTGCCGGCGCTCTCCCTGCTGGCCGCGTCCGACCTGCTGCTGGCCCTCTGCGGCCTGCTGGGGGCGGCGATGCTCGTGGGCCACGCCGGTGCCGTCGCCTGGTACCGGCTGCACGCTGCGCGGCAG gtggTGTGCGTCgcgtccttcttcttgacgCTCAACTACGCGTGGAACGTCTACGCTCGGCTTCGGCACAACTTCCTGTGCTTCCCTCACCAGCTTCCTGCGCAGGTAACAAGTGACGCCAGTGGCGTACACACACGGGAAGAAACTACGTGCGATTTTCTTCTGCAGATTTCCAAACGCGCCGTCCCGAGCGGCACGACGACGGCGTTGCTCTCTTG CGTGGCTCCGCCTCTCCTGACGGCGCCCGCCTTCATCGGAGGAAGCGTCGGCGGCTGCATCGCCGACTGCGGCGCCGCCtacgg ATGTCTGCTGACGCCCGTCGGGACGCTTCCCGTCGCCGCCTGCCGCCCGTTACGCGTCTACGTCGGCGCCGTCTTCCTCGCCGCCTTCGTCTTCACGCTCGTCGGCGTGTTG gtgctGATGGGAAAGTGCCGTCAGATTTCCCGCCGGCTGTTGACGGCGCACGGTTACCTTGGCGACGAGCAGCGGGCGCCGGACCTGCGGATGCTGGCGCACGTCCTCGTCTTTGCCGTCTGCTGGGCGCCAA CGGCGTCCCTGGCGGCCGCGACGTCGTCGACGGCCGGCGCCTCCGCGGTCGTCCTGTCCGCGGCGCAGGTGGGTCGCCTCGGCGCCGCTTTTGCCGTGAGGTCAAAGGTCACCTTTTACGAACGTGCCCACGACAGGCCGTCGCGTCGGCGTCGCCGGGCGTCCTCCGCTCGGCCGCGCTGGCGTGCGCGCGCAACCCGCCGGGGCGGCGCGACGCCGACACGCAGACGCCGCTGCTGCGAGCGCAGAAGACGAGCGCGAGGAGCTACCGAACTTGAGGACGCCCGCCGGCGGGAAAAAGAGGACGAAAGACTTCTCAAACTTGTTCCTTTGTTTGCAAGCTCGTCATTCCGAACGAGACGTTCATTCCGACGACTTCCTCGAGACTGCGAGGGACCGacgggggtgtgtagactttctcTTGCAGAAAAGTCCAACCTCATTTAA